The Magnetococcales bacterium genome contains a region encoding:
- the ntrC gene encoding nitrogen regulation protein NR(I), whose amino-acid sequence MSEARAKTVLVADDDQAIRFVLEQALSRSGFGVRTFANGSDLLASLAQEGGDLIITDIVMPESSGLDLLKTVKTSHPSLPVIVITAQSTLQNAVHAFERGAFEYLAKPFDILKVVELVEKALSQAPKPLPRVGQLDVDRFGGIIGSSLAMQELFRTIGRLANSDTTVLIHGESGTGKELVARAVHSNSPRKNGPFTALNMAAIPRNLVESELFGHEKGAFTGAVSRRAGHFDQARNGTLFLDEIGDMPLEAQTRLLRVLQNGTFTRVGGTETRRANVRIIAATHQDLPAAIAGGRFREDLFYRLNVIPLHVPSLRSRREDIPLLAEYFLAQTAQNLSLPAKRFSASAMGALTAYDWPGNVRELENLVHRVMVLVPHDMIEADHLDLIPHSQPNLAGAGERAEAAPPSANGQTPAVSGETTLKEAILGELDRYFTTLNGLNVTGLHATIIHQVEEVLLTRVLGETRGNRVKAAKILGINRNTLRKKMQDLGIDS is encoded by the coding sequence ATGAGTGAAGCCAGAGCCAAAACCGTGCTGGTCGCCGACGACGACCAGGCCATCCGCTTTGTTCTGGAGCAGGCGCTCTCCCGCTCCGGGTTCGGGGTGCGCACCTTTGCCAACGGCTCCGACCTTTTGGCCAGCCTCGCCCAGGAGGGGGGGGACCTGATCATTACCGACATCGTCATGCCGGAATCCTCTGGCCTGGATCTCCTGAAAACAGTCAAAACCAGCCATCCCAGCCTGCCGGTGATCGTCATCACCGCTCAATCCACCCTGCAAAATGCGGTGCACGCCTTTGAGCGGGGGGCTTTTGAATATCTGGCCAAACCCTTTGATATTTTGAAGGTCGTGGAGCTGGTGGAAAAGGCTTTGAGCCAAGCCCCCAAGCCCCTGCCCAGGGTGGGACAGCTGGATGTGGATCGGTTTGGTGGCATCATCGGTTCGTCCCTGGCCATGCAGGAGCTGTTTCGCACCATAGGCCGCTTGGCCAACTCCGACACGACGGTGCTCATCCACGGGGAGTCCGGCACTGGCAAGGAGCTGGTCGCACGGGCCGTCCACAGCAACAGCCCCCGCAAAAACGGTCCCTTTACCGCCCTCAATATGGCGGCGATTCCCCGAAATTTGGTGGAAAGCGAGCTGTTTGGTCACGAAAAAGGGGCGTTTACCGGCGCGGTCTCCCGCCGAGCGGGACACTTCGATCAGGCCCGCAACGGCACGCTTTTTCTCGATGAAATCGGCGACATGCCCCTGGAGGCCCAGACCCGGCTTTTGAGGGTGCTGCAAAACGGCACCTTCACCCGGGTGGGGGGGACTGAAACCAGACGGGCCAACGTGCGTATCATTGCCGCTACCCATCAGGATCTCCCGGCTGCGATTGCGGGAGGGCGCTTTCGGGAGGATCTTTTTTATCGTCTGAACGTGATCCCCCTGCATGTGCCGTCGCTGCGTTCCCGGCGGGAGGATATTCCCCTGCTGGCGGAATATTTTTTAGCGCAAACGGCCCAAAATCTATCCCTGCCCGCCAAGCGATTTTCAGCTTCCGCCATGGGGGCTTTGACCGCTTATGATTGGCCGGGAAATGTCCGGGAGCTGGAAAATCTGGTTCACCGGGTGATGGTGTTGGTGCCCCACGATATGATTGAAGCGGACCACCTGGATCTGATTCCCCACTCCCAGCCGAATCTGGCAGGGGCAGGGGAAAGGGCAGAGGCAGCCCCCCCTTCGGCCAACGGCCAGACCCCGGCGGTTTCCGGTGAGACCACTCTGAAAGAGGCGATATTGGGGGAGCTGGATCGCTATTTTACCACCCTCAACGGTTTGAACGTCACCGGTCTCCACGCCACCATCATCCATCAGGTGGAGGAGGTGCTGCTCACCCGGGTGTTGGGGGAGACCCGGGGCAATCGGGTAAAGGCAGCCAAAATTTTGGGTATCAATCGCAACACCCTGCGCAAAAAAATGCAGGATCTGGGAATCGACTCCTGA
- a CDS encoding AtpZ/AtpI family protein, with protein sequence MASEKSSRDETGSSKPDHTGPGAAAAGMSFGMRMASELVSAVMVGAGLGYLLDSWLETQPWMTVVFLFLGVAAGFRNMYRAVNPDNSERFKAGQ encoded by the coding sequence ATGGCATCAGAAAAAAGTTCCAGAGACGAAACAGGCTCTTCCAAACCGGATCATACGGGGCCGGGAGCTGCTGCTGCTGGAATGAGCTTCGGAATGCGTATGGCTTCGGAACTGGTCTCCGCCGTGATGGTGGGCGCGGGGCTGGGGTATTTGCTTGATAGTTGGTTGGAAACACAGCCATGGATGACGGTAGTCTTCCTCTTTTTGGGGGTGGCTGCCGGGTTCCGCAACATGTACCGGGCGGTTAACCCGGACAACAGCGAGAGATTCAAGGCCGGCCAATGA
- a CDS encoding F0F1 ATP synthase subunit A produces MASEVAHGAAPKLDPLHHFQVVKVVPISLFGLDLSITNSTIWMWLAIAALYAFFHFAFKNSTKVPGRLQSVGEVLFLFVKGIVDSTVGGDEAKRYFPYIFGLFLLVMGCNLIGLIPGSFTATSQLAVTGTLAMGVFIFATGLGFKRHGAHYLHFFVPSGLPKLLLPLMVPIEIISYLARPVSLSVRLFANMTAGHTVLAVLFFFSATLPWFGNWLPFGFAVIFTAVEIFIGIIQAYIFTILTCVYINDAIHMH; encoded by the coding sequence ATGGCTTCTGAGGTTGCTCACGGAGCCGCGCCGAAATTGGACCCGTTGCACCACTTTCAGGTAGTCAAGGTGGTGCCCATCTCCCTTTTCGGTCTGGACCTGTCCATCACCAACTCCACCATCTGGATGTGGTTGGCGATTGCGGCGCTGTATGCTTTTTTCCATTTCGCCTTCAAAAATTCCACCAAGGTTCCAGGCCGTTTGCAGAGCGTGGGGGAGGTGCTCTTTCTGTTTGTGAAGGGCATTGTGGACTCTACGGTGGGGGGGGATGAGGCGAAGAGATATTTCCCGTACATTTTCGGGCTCTTTTTGCTGGTGATGGGGTGTAACCTCATCGGCTTGATTCCCGGTTCGTTTACGGCCACTTCGCAGCTGGCGGTGACGGGGACGTTGGCGATGGGTGTGTTTATCTTTGCCACGGGTCTTGGATTTAAGCGGCACGGGGCGCACTATCTCCATTTTTTCGTACCTTCGGGACTGCCTAAGCTGCTGCTGCCGCTGATGGTGCCCATTGAGATCATCAGCTATCTGGCCCGTCCGGTGTCGCTGTCGGTGCGTCTGTTTGCCAATATGACGGCGGGTCACACGGTGTTGGCGGTGCTCTTTTTCTTTTCTGCGACGCTGCCTTGGTTTGGCAACTGGCTGCCCTTTGGTTTTGCGGTTATCTTTACCGCAGTGGAAATTTTTATCGGCATCATCCAGGCTTATATCTTTACGATTCTGACCTGTGTTTATATCAACGACGCGATCCACATGCATTGA
- a CDS encoding ATP synthase F0 subunit C, with protein sequence MESLAASFIGMGLAAAGLAGSGIGLGYMFGKTIESVARQPGAESQMSKYVWIGA encoded by the coding sequence ATGGAAAGCCTCGCCGCCTCTTTTATCGGGATGGGTCTGGCCGCTGCCGGACTGGCTGGCTCCGGCATTGGTCTGGGCTATATGTTTGGTAAGACCATCGAGTCTGTGGCTCGTCAGCCGGGTGCTGAGTCTCAGATGTCCAAATATGTCTGGATTGGTGCC
- the atpE gene encoding ATP synthase F0 subunit C — protein FGKTIESVARQPGAESQMSKYVWIGAAFVEAIALYGLVIAFIIMGKG, from the coding sequence TTTGGTAAGACCATCGAGTCTGTGGCTCGTCAGCCGGGTGCTGAGTCTCAGATGTCCAAATATGTCTGGATTGGTGCCGCCTTCGTGGAAGCCATCGCGCTCTACGGTTTGGTGATTGCGTTCATCATCATGGGTAAAGGTTAA